Proteins from one Triticum aestivum cultivar Chinese Spring chromosome 7A, IWGSC CS RefSeq v2.1, whole genome shotgun sequence genomic window:
- the LOC123153933 gene encoding uncharacterized protein, with amino-acid sequence MTHVRGSGSLTFVPFPHPHGAAADLHLAGWPPSLCAPSSSPRPRPRLASPRSPWPPRRPRRLAPRRPPRRRSPLILNAGVVARHRELRLQPPRWSPGSIHLQREAGKQGSATHHAAAAAAADEFPLRISRAGFQQATTPILLSQYPNSKMIQYTEKHQVEIAWLFDLACPDVAKRQGLFEATPTHFILHDMHIHANMPDYQRYCITIASVCSLISEYEVIHTYCLLDIIGHRSLLAAFLALPWDPGQQTNAGTKYLSVVHGLQLS; translated from the exons CATGTTAGAGGATCGGGCTCCCTCACCTTTGTCCCCTTTCCCCACCCACACGGCGCCGCGGCTGACCTCCACCTTGCTGGCTGGCCGCCGTCTCTCTGCGCGCCCAGCTccagcccccgcccccgcccccgccttgCCTCTCCGCGCTCTCCCTGGCCACCGCGCCGTCCACGCCGACTCGCCCCACGACGACCACCGCGCCGTCGCTCCCCCCTCATCTTGAATGCCGGCGTGGTGGCGCGCCACCGGGAGCTGCGCCTCCAGCCACCAAGATGGTCACCCG GATCGATTCACCTCCAGCGAGAAGCCGGGAAGCAGGGGAGCGCCACCCAccacgcagcagcagcagcagcagcagatgaaTTTCCACTTAGGATTAGTCGGGCTGGATTTCAACAAGCCACTACTCCAATTTTATTAAGCCAGTACCCCAATTCCAA GATGATCCAGTATACTGAAAAACACCAAGTGGAAATTGCATGGCTGTTTGACTTAGCATGCCCGGATGTTGCCAAGAGGCAAGGATTGTTCGAAGCAACACCAACACATTTTATTCTTCATGACATGCACATACATGCCAACATGCCTGATTACCAACGCTACTGCATCACCATTGCTTCAGTGTGTAGCCTCATCTCTGAGTACGAGGTGATCCACACCTATTGTTTACTTGACATTATTGGTCACAGGTCTTTGTTGGCTGCTTTCTTGGCATTGCCGTGGGATCCTGGACAGCAAACAAATGCTGGTACCAAATACCTCTCAGTTGTTCATGGACTTCAGTTGAGTTGA